From the Anguilla rostrata isolate EN2019 chromosome 5, ASM1855537v3, whole genome shotgun sequence genome, the window CGGACTGTAGCAGTGTTGTACAGGCTAACTGTTGCAGTTTTGTAACAGGCGGACTGTAACAGTGTTGTACAGACTGACTGTAGCAGTATTGTCATGTGGATTGTAGCAGTGTTGTACAGGCTGACTGTAACAGTGTTGTACAGGCTGTAGCAGTGTTGTACAGGCTAACTGTAACAGTGTTATACAGACTGACTGTAACAGTGTTGTACAGGCTAACTGTAACAGTGTTGTACAGGCTAACTGTAGCAGTGTTGTACAGACTGACTGTAGCAGTGTTGTACAGGCTAACTGTAGCAGTGTTATACAGACTGACTGTAACAGTGTTGTCATGTGGACTGTTGCAGTGTTTTACAGACTGACTATAGCAGTGTTGTACAAGCGGACTCTAACAGTGTTGTACAGGCAGACTGTTGCAGTGTTGTATAGGCGGACTGTTGCAGTGTTGTCATGTGGACTGTAGAGGAGTTGTACAGGCTAACTGTAGCAGTATTGTGCAGGCTGACTGTAATCAATGTTTGGTTGTATTTGTTCCCCCAGGTAATGAGTGTAGAGGTGGTCCAGGCATATATTGATCGCATCCAGGAGGTCAATCCCCTCATTAACGCCATGGTTAAGGACAGGTCAGTCTCTGCAGAGATAACtgtatttagtgtgtgtgtgtgttcgtgtagCGTGTTGTGTTTGTATAGTATGTGTAGCATGTTTAGCGTGAGTGTtatgtttgtgtagtgtgtttaatgtgtataGAGTGAGTGTAATGTGTTTACATAGTGTTTGTATAGTTGTGTCCTCAGTGTGTagtgtttatatttatgtgtagTGATTTTGTTGACTGGGCccatcaaacatttcatttaaagagCTGACAAGGACTGGAATTTTATCCCAGCACATTCTAGAATCTACATGGTCACGCTTTGTTTCTGCCTGACTTTGGCAACATGGTGAAAATGCTACAGGCCTAGCCTATAGGCTACAAGTCACACTGCATGCTATGTTAAGGATCCCatccaaaactgccaaaaagtCACAGAAAGCGCAAGAAACTgagaaaatcacagaaatgacaaaataaatacttcaaCAGGGAAAGTAACTTAACTGGAGAAAATGTCAACAGTCTATCGAAATTCCTGCCAGTTATTTGAGCACTAAAAATTATCCAGATGCCCATCCCTAGTGTTTgagttgtgtgtgagtattgCTTATGACTGTGTTAATATAGTGTTTGTgtagtgtcagtgtgagtgttgtgtgtgattaGTGTGCATGTAGGGTGTGAGTAGTGTGCGTGTAGTATGTTTAGTGTGAGTGtaatgtgtgagtgtagtgagtgtgtgcttcccgaacacgtctcctgtctgttctggccccacgatggaggaatgacctccccgtggagaacagctgagacactgacccacttcaagcgacgactgaagactcacctcttcaggctgcacctctccccatccctctctacctccctgtaaatgactgtaagcctagggttgtaactaggtagctgttttgtaggtgacttagttaattcACCTGCCCTAattactgcttgtatttttgcatagactgcgttgttgctgttctcgttcgTGTTAGTGTTAAatagtttaaccttcagggtccaagttgaactatgcggttgttccctgcacttggaccggtacttctctctagggttttcgtcatacttgttcctggttatgtttatacactttgttgtacgtcgctctggataagagcgtctgccaaatgcctgtaatgtaatgtagtgtgtgagagtgtgtgtgagtagtgagcagtgtgagtatagtgtgagtgtactgtgtgtgattgtagtgtgtgattagaatgtgtgtgagtagtgagcagtgtgagtgcagtgtgtgagagcagtgtgagtatagtgtgagtgtactgtgtgtgagtgtagtgtgtgattagagtgtgtgaaagtgcatgagagtgtgtgtgagtagtgagCAGTGTCATGCCTCTGTGTGCAGGTTCAGTGAAGCTCTCCAGGAGGCTGCTCATGCGGACAGGctggtgcaggaggaggaggggggagaggaggctcTGCAGCATCGCCTCCCCCTGCTGGGCGTTCCCTTCACTGTCAAAGAGTCCTTCAAGCTGCAGGGTAtcatgtgcctgtctgtctgtctgtgcctgtctgtctgtctgtgctgtgtgtctgtctgtgctgtctgtctgcctgtgcctgtctgtctctctctgctgtctgtctgtctgtctgtgctatctgtgtctatctgtctctctgtgcctgtctctctgtgctgtgtgtctgtctgtgcctgtctgtctctctctgctgtctgtctgtgctatctgtgtctatctgtctctctgttctgtctctctgtgcctgtctgtctggctggtcattggtttgtttttatgcctccgcgacggcacagccgtggccagAGGtgttatgttttcgggttgtccgtccgtccgtccatccttcccgattctcgtgaacgcgatatctcaggaatgccttgagggaatttctttttggtggtcaaaggtcaaggtcactgtgacctcacaaaacacgtttttgccttgagggaatacaAAACACACTTTTACCTTGAGGGAATTCCTTCACATTTGGCGCatacgtccacttggactcaaggatgcaCGGATTTTgctggtcaaaggtcaaggtcactgtgacctcacatccCTCCCATTCTTTCATGAACGCGCTCAGGAACGCGAGGcggtattttatatatatttggtaAAGCAGAGAATGAAGTCCCATTGCCAGTTCCTAtctaatttttgtttatttgacaaaaatgtgatactctaatatatatacagtatatatatatatgtaaaaaagaCGAGAGAGTACATTCAGGAATGTGGTAAATATAATGAGgaatctatcacagcaaataatcaaatgggttgagcaggttacagttaTTAAACTGGATGATAAAAAAGTAGCAGATTTCCaaatctcaaaaatattttgaaaacatagCTTAGCATAACAGGATTTTTGAATCAagcaaactgaactgaacacatgTGGCTGCAGCACTTGCTGATCGCAGGGCTAAGAAGAATTGTGAAACCTGTTTATTGTATGATTTCTGATTGTTTCCCATTGAATTAATAAACTGCAGTATTTTCCACATATGGGAAAATTACACAATGTATCTCAGTAAAGGTGTTATTtggtttctgtcttttttgtgAATCCTTatcaatgaaacaaataattatggacatgtttgtgtgtgtgtgtgtttgtgcatgcaggTTTGCATGTGAGTTTGAATGCATGTATAGTATATGCATCCTCATGAAGCCCACCCTTGTTGACAACCCAGCACACCAAAATGTCCCAATAATATATACTAGagtttaatccccccccccccgcaggcatGCCGAACAGCACAGGACTGCTGTCGAGGAGGGGTGTGGTCTCCCAAGGCGACGCCCCCCCCGTAGCGTTGCTGAAGAGGGCGGGGGCGATTCCACTGGGCGTCACAAACTGCAGTGAGCTCTGCATGTGGCTGGAGTCCCACAACCGCCTGTACGGCATCACCAAAAACCCCTACAACACTGAGCGCATACCTGGCGGCAGTTCAGGTAAGGCCCGTACACTGCTACAATACCACATACACCCCTACACCACCGTATACACCCTTACACCACCACATACACCCTTACACCACCACATTCACTCTTACACAACCACATACACCCCTACACCACCACATACACCCTTACACCCCCACATTCACCCTTACACCACCACATACACCCTTACACCACCACATTCACCCTTACACCACCACATACACCCCTACACCACCACATTCACCCTTACACCACCACATTCACCCTTACACCACCACATCACCCTTACACACCACCACCTATACAACATCACCTTACACCACCACATTCACCCCTACACCACCACATCACCCTTACACCACCACATTACACCCTACACCACCACATACACCCTTACACCACCACATACACCCCTACACCACCACATACACCCTTACACCACCACATACACCCTTACACCACCACATACACCCTTACACCACCACATACACCCCTACACCACCACATTCACCCCTACACCACCACATACACCCCTACACCACCACATTCACCCTTACACCACCACATACACCCTTACACCACCACATTCACCCCTACACCACCACATACACCcttacaccaccacacaccttacacaccaTCACCCTACACCACCACATACACCCTTACACCACCACATTCACCCTTACACCACCACATCACCCTTACACCACCACATCCTACACCCACATCCTTACACCACCACATGCACccttacaccaccaccacatacAATACCCTACACCACCACATACACCcttacacaccacatacaccctTACACCACCCTTACACCACCACATACACCCTTACACCACCACATACACCCTTACACCACCACATACACCCTTACACCACCACATTCACCCTTACACCACCACATACACCCTTACACCACCACATACATCCTTACACCACCACATACACCCCTACACCACCACATCACCCCTAacaccacatacatacaccaccACATTCACCCCTACACCACCACATCACCCTTACACCACCACATACACCCTTACACCACCACATACACCTACCACCACATACATCCTACACCACCCTCACCCTACACACCCATGACCTACACACCACATTCATCCTTACACCACCACATACACCCCTACACCACCACATACACCCTTACACCACCACATACATCCTTACACCACCACATTCACCCCTACACCACCACATTCACCCCTACACCACCACATACATCCTTACACCACCACATACACCCCTACACCACCACATGCACCCCTACACCACCATACACAATCCCAGCAGCTAAATTCATTACTCCCCGCACAGTGCTGCAGTAATCCTAAAGTAACGGtgcagcagtaataataattaaacaataatgTAACTATTGCGTAATTACATGATGATGTCCCACCTGCCTGTAATTCTCTCTCAGGAGGGGAGGGCAGTATTTTGGCGAGCGGGGGTTCTGTCATCGGCGTGGGCTCAGATATCGGGGGCAGTATCCGCATACCCGCCTTCTTTAACGGCATCTTCGGCCACAAACCCACCCCAGGTATGAgcgtgaggtgtgtgtgtgtgtgcgtgtgtgtgtgtgtgcgtgtgtgtgtgtgcgtgtgtttgtgtgcgtgcgtgtgagtgtgtgtgcatgcgcgtgtgtgtgtgtgcgcgtgtgtgtttgtgtgtgtgtgtgtgtgtgtgcgtgtgtgcgtgcaggtgcgtgcgtgcgtgggtgtgtgtgagtgtgtgcgtgtgagtgtgtgtgtgtgagggagagtgtAGCATTGACTCTGCTTTTTGCACAGGTGTGGTGTCTAATGAGGGTCAGTACCCTCCTGcctcagagcagcagcagagcttCCTGTGCACAGGACCCATGTGCCGCTACGCCGAAGATCTGCTCCCTCTGCTCAGGATCATGGCAGGACCCAGCGCAGAAAAGTACTCCTTCACTaacaatatacatacacatccaATCTGCTACTGCAGTACTCCTTCACCAGCAATATACAAACACATCCAATCTGCTACTATAGTACACCAACACCAGCAATATACAAACACATCCAGTCTGCTACTATAGTACACCAACACCAgcaatatacatacacatccaATCTGCTACTATAgtacaccaacaccaacaaTATACGTACACATCCAATCTGCTACTGCAgtacaccaacaccaacaatatacatacacatccaATCTGCTACTACAGTACTCCTACACCaacaatatacatacacatccaATCTGATACTACAgtacaccaacaccaacaatatacatacacatccaATCTGATACTACAgtacaccaacaccaacaatatacatacacatccaGTCTGCTACTACAGTACTCCTACACAAgcaatatacatacacatccaatatgttactgcagtgtgtgtctgtactgcccctcctgtctgtgtgtctgtactgtccCTCCTCTCAGTGTCTGTACTACCCCTCCTGACTGTCTGTACTGCCCCTCCTCTCAGTATCTGTACTATCCCTCCtgactgtgtctgtactgcccctcctgactgtgtctgtactgccccTCCATTCTGTGCATCTGTACTGCCCCTCCTCTCAGTTTCTGTATTGATtatctcctctctgtgtgtctgtactgcccctcctctgtgtctgtgctgcccctcctgactgtgtgtttgtactgcccctctctgtgtgtctgtactggccctcctctctgtgtgtctgtactgccccTCCTCTCAGTGTCTGTACTGCCCCTCCTGACTGTCTGTACTGCCCCTCCTCTCAGTATCTGTACTATCCCTCCtgactgtgtctgtactgccccTCCATTCTGTGCATCTGTACTGCCCCTCCTCTCAGTTTCTGTATTGATtatctcctctctgtgtgtctgtactgcccctcctctgtgtctgtgctgcccCTCTCGTGTTGTACTGCCTCCTGTGTTGGTActgccctctctgtgtgtctgtatggcCCCTCCTCTCAGTGTCTGTACTGCCTCtcctgactgtgtgtctgtactgcccctcctctctgtgtgtctgtatgccctcctgtgtctgtactgccctcctgactgtgtctgtactgtccttctctgtgtgtctgtactgccccTCTCTCGTCTGTACTGccctctgtgtctgtactgccctCTCTTGTGCtggttttctgtgtgtctgtactgcccctcctctctgtgtgtctgtactgcccctcttctctgtgtgtctgtactgccccctctgtgtgtctgtacggcCCCTcctctttgtgtgtctgtactgcttctcctctgtgtctgtctgtactgcccctctcgttgtgtctgtactgcccctcctctctgtgtcagcACTGCCCCTCCTCACCATGTCTGtactgcccctctctgtgtctgtaggcTGTCTCTCTCCTCGGAGGTGGACCTGAGTAAGCTGAGGTTTTTCTCTGTGCCTCATGATGGTGGTTCCCCCCTCATGTCCCCTGTGGACCAGGAGCTCCTGGAGGCTCAGagaaaggtgagagagagggagagggagagggaaagaggaacagtggtggagagagagagggagagagagagaggtggagggagacaaagggagagggagagggagagagagagagggggaaagaggaagagaggtggaggggagagagagagggagagagagaggctgagagagaggctgagagagaggtggagagagagggatagaggtggagggggagagggagagagacagggaaagcgggagaaagagatggatagaggtagagagaggagggagagaggtggaggggaagagagggagagaggtggagagagtgagggagagaggcagagagagagagagagggagagaggtcacgatggagggaggagaaagaaaggacagggtgaggagatgagagagaggatggaCGGATGATGAAGTGAAGGATGGAGAGGCATGGGAACCGAAGAGTGTGTGTTTCCCCAGGTGGTGGAGCGTCTGGAGACAGACCTGGGGGTGAAAGTACAGAAGCTGCAGCTCCCCCAGCTCAGATACTCCTTCCAAATCTGGGGAGCATTGATGGGGGCTCCAGGGAAGGACGGaaaggtctgtctgtctctctctgtccgtccaCAATATCCCAGCCTCTGTTTAGCTCTGTGTCTTAGTGAATgtcccggtaggacactgccgttgtatccttgagcagggtacttgacctgcattgctccagtatatatccagctgtataattggatacaatgtaaatcgctctggataagagtgtctgataTATGCCTGTAAACTATGATCAAATttaagactgaggtgaatcaacagGCCAATGTGGACATATAGCGACTAAAACTAGTTATTGAGGGCCACTTGAGAACCAGTGCTCTACACAAAGCTTATTCACTGCCACATCTCCCAATCTCTTGGGTTTATTTGTGACTGATGGTAATCTCCAGCTTAGTTTGCCAGTTCTGTGGCCTGTTGTTGGTGCTAATGGGAGACACTGCCACAGAGGCAGTAGGTGCTCCAGATAAGCCATAAACTGAACATTTAGAGCACCCTCCTGCTGAAGCTGGGGTCTTCCATGCATCTTCCAAAAAGGAGTCACATGGCCAAAACAGCACTGTGGAACTAGAGGTCCTGTACTTTAATACAGCTTTAGAACGTCCTGTTATCGACCAGAACTGGTTAACCTGTAGTTAAGAAGCAGAGGACGGAAGGAGCGCAgaagctgagtatctggtgagtTTAAAAGATCTGTGGGTCTCCTTCCTCAGCCGCCCAAGACCTTTGCAGAGCTGATGGGGGGTGAAGGCAAGAGGGTGTGGCCTATCTGGGAAATGGCCAAGTGGATGCTGGGACGGTCCTCCCATACCATGCCTGCTATCGGTAACACTGATCAGGCACACGCAAACAATGCAGACACGTGGACCTACAGTTACATGCAAAAGTACTAAGAGAGTGACACAGTTTGGTATTTAcgtccatatcaggtgatctgtgtaggaattacaggagaCCTACAGATTGCCTTCACTCTCCCGAGCTGGCAGCAGGGGGCGTATATGAGCGTGCTTGTACAGTTTGCTAATTGGACATTCTAAATGCAGGTAGAATTGGTACAATTTTAAGAAATGAACATTCTGCTTTTTGGCCCTGGAAAACTCCTTAGTTGCTCCAGTAgcatgtttggggtcattgtcctaaAGAACATCAACAGAATCAACTCCTTTTTCtggctttcttgtgcatgatgCAAAGTCACACAGCTGGCCTAGAAatggctgagcagccaattgtcccattacttttgctcccctaaaatagggagactatgtataaaaatggctgtaattcctgcaaAGATCTCGCAATATGGATGTTAAAACCCACAGACTAAAGCTGAcactctgcactttaacctcatgttcatttttttatttcaagtccaatgtgctggactacatgaacaaaacaacaaaattgtgtcactgtcccaatgtttttgcatttaactgtgtgtctctgttccaGTTTTGTTGTGATCTGTTGAGCATATGTGTCTCTTGTGGTCCTGGTtttgttctgattggttgaatgGACTGTACTGAGGGTATGTGTCTGTACTGGTCTGGCTGTGTCTGCACTGagggtatgtgtctgtgtaggtctggctgtgtctgtactgagggtatgtgtctgtgtagatCTGGCTGTGTCTACTGAGcgtatgtgtctgtactgagggtATGTGTCTGCAGATCTGGCTGTGTCTGTACTAAGGGTATGTGTCTATACTGACGatatgtgtctgtactgagcatATGTGTTGGTACTGAGGGTAGGTGTCTGTACTCAGcgtatgtgtctgtactgagggtATGTGTCTGTGCCGATCtggctgtgtctgtactgagggtatgtgtctgtactgagcatGTGTCTCTACTGAGGGTATGTGTCTCTACTGAGCatatgtgtctgtactgagggtatgtgtctgtactgagcgtatgtgtatgtacttagcgcatgtgtctgtactgagcatatgtgtctgtactgagcatGTGTGTCGGTACTGAGCGTATGTGTCTGTACTCAGcgtatgtgtctgtactgagggtATGTGTCTGTGCCGATCtggctgtgtctgtactgagggtATGTATCTGTACTGAGCATGTGTCTCTACTGAGGGTATGTGTCTCTACTGAGCatatgtgtctgtactgagggtatgtgtctgtactgagcgtatgtgtatgtacttagcgcatgtgtctgtactgagcatatgtgtctgtactgagggtatgtgtctgtactgagcatGTGTGTCGGTACTGAGggtatgtgtctgtactgagcatGTGTGTCGGTACTGagcgtatgtgtatgtacttAGCGCATGTGTCTATACTGAGCatatgtgtctgtactgagggtatgtgtctgtactgagcatGTGTGTCGGTACTGagcgtatgtgtctgtgcaggtctgGCTCTGATGGAGATGGTGCAGAGCTCTCGGCCCTCCCCGTTTGTCCTACAGCAGAAGGAGGAGCTACAGACACAGCTTGAGGAGCTTCTGGGTACAGATGGGGTTCTGCTGtaccccactcacccccacaTCGCTCCCAAACATCACCACCCTTTCTTCACCCCCTTCAACTTTGCTTACACAGGTACATGCGTCCCACAGCTAACACATACAGGGACCcttacctgcacaggtacatgCTCCCCACAGCTAACACATACAGGAGGCCtttacctctctctccactacctccctccccccctccctcccccccccaccccctctccctcccccctccccccctctctctctctcccccgcagGGATCTTTAACATCCTGGGGCTGCCGGTGACTCAGTGTCCTGTGGGACTGAGCAGGGAGGGTTTACCCCTGGGGCTGCAGCTGGTTGCCGGGAAACGGCAGGATCACCTGACTCTGGCAGCCGCCCTGCACCTGGAGAGAGCATTCGGGGGCTGGAGGGACCCGGGGACtgtctaaacacacacacaaacacacacacactcacacactctacacactatacacacacacacacacacatacacacactagcGATAAAACAGAATGATAACTGATTAAAGGACAGCTTCTGTCTATTCAAAGTATTACATCAAACTGCttaacacactgtacacacagtacTTACACACATGTGCTCCCACAGATATGCACAAACTGCttaacacactgtacacacagtacTTACACACATGTGCtcccacagacatgcacatactgcttaacacactgtacacacagtacTTAAACACATGCtcccacagacatgcacaaactgcttaacacactgtacacacagtacttacacacatactcccacagacatgcacacattctgcacacaaacattcacacacaatgtacagaccacaaacacatattttaattcTTTGAGACCACCG encodes:
- the LOC135255978 gene encoding fatty-acid amide hydrolase 2-A-like → MALTRLERFLTWVLRAFVAFLFAAFQLLAPRQSDGSSKLPPITNPLLMISGIQLAQKIRRKEVMSVEVVQAYIDRIQEVNPLINAMVKDRFSEALQEAAHADRLVQEEEGGEEALQHRLPLLGVPFTVKESFKLQGMPNSTGLLSRRGVVSQGDAPPVALLKRAGAIPLGVTNCSELCMWLESHNRLYGITKNPYNTERIPGGSSGGEGSILASGGSVIGVGSDIGGSIRIPAFFNGIFGHKPTPGVVSNEGQYPPASEQQQSFLCTGPMCRYAEDLLPLLRIMAGPSAEKLSLSSEVDLSKLRFFSVPHDGGSPLMSPVDQELLEAQRKVVERLETDLGVKVQKLQLPQLRYSFQIWGALMGAPGKDGKPPKTFAELMGGEGKRVWPIWEMAKWMLGRSSHTMPAIGLALMEMVQSSRPSPFVLQQKEELQTQLEELLGTDGVLLYPTHPHIAPKHHHPFFTPFNFAYTGIFNILGLPVTQCPVGLSREGLPLGLQLVAGKRQDHLTLAAALHLERAFGGWRDPGTV